GGTGGCCAACTCAAGTTCCTCGGTCCCAGCATCGTCGCGATCGGCTTCGCCCGCCACCATCCGGCCTTGAGGCCGACCTCTCCTATGCGCCACCACCTCAAACAAAGACCCCAACCGCTTCGCGATCGGGGTCTCCGTCAACTTCTCTATAACTCGTCGCTAATCTGAAACTTGTTGGCTCCCTGAGCGGGGTACGAACCACCACCCCATCAGTCAACAGCCGCTCCCATCTCCACCGATAGAAATGGCCCCGAGCACGCGCCCGGGGCCACTCCCTATCGCCACCGATTGTTCGATCTATTTCACCAACACCATCTTCCGCGTCACCACGTCCCCGGGCGTCTCCACCCGGTAGAAGTACACTCCGGAAGCCGCGCGCCCGCCGGTGCGGTTGCGGCCGTCCCACACCGCCTGGTGCGTGCCGGCCGGCAGCTCCTCGTCGAACAGGGTGCGCACGAGCGAGCCGTCCACCGCGTAGATCCCCAGCCGCACGCGTTGCGCCGTGGGCAGGTCCAGGCGGATCGTCGTGGACGGATTGAACGGGTTGGGGAAGTTGTCGTAGACGCGGAACGCCAGCGGCGTCGGCGCCGGGCCGTCATCGTCGATGGCCGTCTGCGGCTGGGTGACCAGCAGGCGCTGGTCGCCGGGCACGTTCAGCATCAGGTGGTGGTAGCCGTCGGGCCAGAGGATCTCGACCGAGTCGGCGACCGCCGCCGCCCCGAGGCCGAACTCGACGGTCAGCGAGCCCTGCGACAGGAAGCCCGAGCCGCCGTCGACCTCGCGGATCATGCTCATCCCGCCCGCCACGACGCGCACGCGCGCGCCGATGGCGTCGGTGTTGAGGTACGGCGCGGACAGGTCCAGGTGCAGCCAGTGGTTGCCCGTGGAGTCCGCCACGTCGTTGCGGAACAGCTTGTTGGTCTCGCCCATCATGCTCGCCATGTAGAGGTCGAGGTCGCCGTCGCCGTCGTAGTCGCACCAGGCGACGCCGTTGGTGCTCGAGTCGTCGGCGATGTTCAGGCCCAGGTGCGTGGGGGCCGCGTTGCTGAAGAGCCAGCCCACGGGGTTGCCCGCGTCCGGACCGTCGTTGCGGAACAGGCGGTTGGGCGCCGGGTCGCCGGCGGCGTTCCAGTGGTTGCCCAGGTAGAGGTCGAGGTCGCCGTCGTTGTCGTAGTCGGCCCAGCCGATGCCGGAGCCGTAGAGCCCGTCGTCGAGGCCGACGTCGTACAGCGGCGCGATGTCGACGAACTGGAGCGTCGGACCGGCCTTCTCGGCGGTGTTGTCGCCCGCGTCCTGCACCCGGTCGTGCGGCTTGCCCGCCGCCACGCCCGTCGAGACGTTGTGGTACAGGAAGTTGGGCCCGTCGTTGCTGACGTAGAGGTCCAGCAGGCCGTCGTTGTCGAAGTCGCCCCACGCGCAGCCCAGACCGCTGGCGTTGTCCACCAGGCCGACCTCGGCGGCGATGTCGGTGAATAGCCATTCGCCCGCGTTGCGGGGGTCCGGGCCGTCGTTGCGGAACAGGCGGTCGGGCTGGCTGTCGTAGTTGGCCAGGTAGAGGTCGGGGTCGCCGTCGTTGTCGAAGTCGCCCCACGCGCAGCCCATGGTGTAGCTGCCGTCGCCGATGCCCGTGCTGTCGACCGGGGCCACGTTGGTGAACACCCAGAGCGCGAGCGTCGTCGGCTCGAGGCCGTCGTTCCGGTAGAGGCGGTTCGCGCCGTTGTTGCAGAGGTAGAGGTCCAGGTCGCCGTCCTGGTCGTAGTCGGCCCAGGAGCAGCTGCGGCCGCTGCCGCCGTCGTCGGTGCCGGTCTCCACGCCGATCTCGGTGAACGCGCCGGCGCCCTCGTTGCGGTACAGGCGGTTCGGTGCCGGCGTCCCCTCGCTGACCTGCATGTAGGTCTGGTAGAGGTCGAGGTCGCCGTCGCCGTCGAAGTCGCCCCAGGCCACGCCCTGGCCGTAGCCCTCGGAGGTCATCGGCGGCACCGAGACGTCGGCGAACAGCCAGTTGTCGTGCTCGCCGGGGTCGGCCCCGTCGTTGCGGAACAGGTGGCTCGTGGCGTCGGCCGAGTTCTGGTAGACGATGCGGTTGGTGATGTAGAGGTCGTGGTCGCCGTCGTCGTCGTAGTCGCCCCAGGCCACGCCGCGGCCGTTGCCGTCGTTGCCGACGCCGCTGCCGTCCTCGGGGGAGACCAGGACCCACTGGGGCTGGGTCACCAGCACGGACTGGTCCCAGCCGGCGGGGGCGGGCTCCTCGTTGCCGACGCTGTCGGCGGATGTCGTGTAGAAGAAGTACGTCCCGATGCCGTCGGGAAGCTCAAAGAGGAACGGCGTGCCGTCGGTCTTCGAGCCGAACAGCATGAACGGTCCCTGGTCGTCGCCGTGGCGGTACCAGAGGTCCACGCGCGCGACGCCGCTGACCGCGTCCGCGGCCGCGTACGTCACGTCGAAGGGCAGGCCCTGGAAGGCGAGGACCACGGGCTCGACCGCGGAGGCCGGCGGGCTCGCGTCCTGCGTCGTGGTGACGGTGTTCGACCACAGCGAGATCAGCAGCTCGGCGTCGCGGGAGCGGACCCGGTAGAAGCCGGTGAAGGCGTCGGCCAGGCCCGTGAAGACGTGCGAGGTGTCGGTGATCCAGCCGCTGGTGGCCAGCACCGTGGCGAAGGCGGCATCGGCGCTCAGCTCGGCCTCGTAGGTCACCGGCGCGTTGCCGGAGACGGGATCCCAGGCCAGCACGAGCGAGTCGCCCCCGGTGATCGCGGGCAGCGCGGCCAGCAGCGGGCGGCCCGGCCCGCTCTCGATCACCTCGAGGCGCTGTCCGGCCGGCACGTTCGTGAGGTTCTGCTCGATCCCAGAGGGCCAGCGGATCAGGATCGAGTCGGCCGCGGTCGCGGCGCCCAGGCCGAACTCGACGGTGAGCGAGTTCTGCGACAGGAAGCCGGTGATGCCCTCGACCTCGCGGATCATCGACGTCGCGCCGACGACGCAGCGCACGCGCGCCCCGATCGCCGACGTGTTCGCCGACATCGACACGAGGTCCAGCTGCAGCCAGTGGTTGGTCTGCGCGTCGGGCACGTCGTTGCGGAACAGGAAGTTCGGCGTGCCGGACATGTTGCACAGGTAGATGTCCAGATCGCCGTCGTTGTCGTAGTCGGCCCAGGCGGTGGCCGTGGTGTTCTCGCCGGCGCCGATGCCGGCGCCGCCGGCCGGGGCCACGTCGGTGAAGACCCAGCGCCCGGGGTTCAGCGGGTCCTCGCCGTCGTTGCGGAACAGGTGGTTGGGGGCCCAGTCGCCCGTGGCGTCGGTCCAGTGGTTGCCGACGTAGAGGTCGAGGTCGCCGTCGTTGTCGTAGTCGGCCCAGCCGGTGCCGGCCGTGTAGGCGGGGTCGTTGAGGCCGGCGCCGCTGACGGCAGTGACATCCTCGAAGTGGTTCACGCCGGGCACGCGATGGTAGAGGCGGTTGGCGCCGTCGTTGGCCAGGTAGAAGTCGAGCCAGCCGTCGTTGTCGTAGTCGCCCCAGCTGGCGTTCATCCCGTTGCCCACGTCCTCGATGCCCATCAGCGCGGCCACGTTGGTGAAGACCCACTGGCCGGGGTTCAGGGGATCCTCGCCGTCGTTCCGGAAGAGGCGGTCGGGCCCGTTGTTGTAGTTGGCCAGGTGGAGGTCGGGATCGCCGTCGTTGTCGAAGTCGATCCACGAGCAGCCCATGGTGTACATGTCGTCGCCGATGCCCGTGCCGTCGGTCGGCGCGATGTTCACGAAGAGCCACTGCCCGGGGTTGAGCGGGTCCTCGCCGTCGTTGCGCCACAGGTAGTTGGGGCCGTCGTTGCAGAGGTACAGGTCGAGGTCGCCGTCGAGGTCGAAGTCGACCCAGGTCGCGGCGCGGCCGCTGCCGGCGGGATCGGTCGTGCCGGTCTGGGGCGCGATGTCGGTGAACGACCCGTTGCCGTTGTTGCGCCAGAGGTGGTTGGGCGCCGGCCCGCCCACGGCCATGTTGGACTGGTAGACGTCGAGGTCGCCGTCGCCGTCGAAGTCGCCCCAGGAGACGCCCTGCCCGTAGGCGGGGTCGGCCATGGCGCCGGTGGTGACGTCCTCGAAGAGCCAGGAGTCGGGGTTGCCCAGGTCGGCTCCCAGGTTGTGGAAGAGGTGGTCGGTGTCGTCGTTCGGCAGGAACCACACGGGCCGGTTGGTGATGAACAGGTCGTAGAGCCCGTCGCCGTCGTAGTCGCCCCACGCGGCGCCGCGGCCGTTGCCGTTGTTGCCCACACCGGAACCGTCGGCCGGGGCCACGTTGACCCAGTGCGCCGGCTCCACGACGACCGTCTCGTCGGGCATCGGCGGCGCCGCTTCCACGTTGCCGATGTTGTCGGTGGCGATCGAATACAGCTCGTAGGTGGTCGGGCCCTCGGGGTTGGTGAAGACGAAGGGCTGACCGTCGGTCCGGGTGCCGAAGAGCGTCCACGGGGCCGGGGCAACCCGGTAGTAGAGGCCGACCGAGGCCACGCCGCTGCCGGTGTCCGAGGCCAGGTACGCGACGCTGAACGGCACGTCCTGCTGCGGGCTGGCGATGGCGTTGAGCGACGAGACGGGGGGCGCGTTGTCCTGGAGGGAGCCCACGGATCCCGACCAGCGCGAGGCGATGCCGCCCGCGTCGCGCGCGCGGACCCGGTAGCGGACGAGCTGGCCGTCGGACAGGCCGGTGAACTCGTGCGAGAGGCCGGCGATCCAGCCGGAGTCGCCCACCAGCGTGGCGAACCCGGTGTCCAGGGCGGCCTGCACGCGGTAGGCGACGGCGCCGCTGCCGGACTCGTCGCTCCAGGACACGGTGTTGGTCGTGCCGGGGGTGTAGGCGGGCTCGGCGACCATGACCGGGGCGTCGGGCCCCGGCTCCACGACCTCGAGCAGCTGACTCGCCGTGACGGTGCCCAGCTGCTGGACCACGCCCGAGGGCCAGCGCACGGTCACCGAGTCGATCACGGCGCTCAGGCCCAGGCCGAACTCCGCGCGCAGGCTGTTCTGGCCGTGGTAGCCCTCGCCGCCGTTGATCTCGCGGACCTGCGTGTGGGTCCCGGTGACCACGCGCACGCGGGCGCCGATGGCCGAGGCGTTGGAGAGGCGACCGGCGAGGTCGAGGTGCAGGTAGTCGGCGCCGCTGGACAGGTCGTTGCGGACGAGCTTGTTGGGGTGGTCCGCGTTCCAGTTGACGAAGTACATGTCCAGGTCGCCGTCGGCGTCGTAGTCGGCCCAGCCGGCCGAGGAGCCCAGGCCGAGGTCGTTGGCGAGCAGGGCGCCGGCGGCGTCCACGAACAGCCAGCCGTTGGGGTTCAGCCCGTCGGGACCGTCGTTGCGGTACAGGCGGCTGTTCTGCGTCACGATCCCGTTGTCGTAGTTCGTGACCCAGAGGTCCAGGTCGGCGTCGTTGTCGTAGTCGATCCAGCTGCAGTGGCGGCCGTTGCCGGTGTCGGCGACGCCCGCCGCGACCCCGATCGACAGGAAGACGCCGCCGTTGTTGCGGTACAGGCGGTTCGCGGTGCCGTAGTTGGTGAGGTAGAGGTCGGCGTCGCCGTCGTTATCGAAGTCGCCCCAGGCCGCGCCGCGGCTGGGACCGGTGTGCGTCAGGCCGGCGGCGGCGGTCACGTTCACGAAGACGCGGTCGGGGTCGTCGGGATCCCCGGGGGTCTGCGGGTCGTTGCGCAG
This window of the bacterium genome carries:
- a CDS encoding FG-GAP-like repeat-containing protein → MCDAISNYLLRNDGADPQAPGFTTYTDVTAATGTTSVNDSQGVAWADYDDDGDQDLFIANYNGPSQMLRNDPQTPGDPDDPDRVFVNVTAAAGLTHTGPSRGAAWGDFDNDGDADLYLTNYGTANRLYRNNGGVFLSIGVAAGVADTGNGRHCSWIDYDNDADLDLWVTNYDNGIVTQNSRLYRNDGPDGLNPNGWLFVDAAGALLANDLGLGSSAGWADYDADGDLDMYFVNWNADHPNKLVRNDLSSGADYLHLDLAGRLSNASAIGARVRVVTGTHTQVREINGGEGYHGQNSLRAEFGLGLSAVIDSVTVRWPSGVVQQLGTVTASQLLEVVEPGPDAPVMVAEPAYTPGTTNTVSWSDESGSGAVAYRVQAALDTGFATLVGDSGWIAGLSHEFTGLSDGQLVRYRVRARDAGGIASRWSGSVGSLQDNAPPVSSLNAIASPQQDVPFSVAYLASDTGSGVASVGLYYRVAPAPWTLFGTRTDGQPFVFTNPEGPTTYELYSIATDNIGNVEAAPPMPDETVVVEPAHWVNVAPADGSGVGNNGNGRGAAWGDYDGDGLYDLFITNRPVWFLPNDDTDHLFHNLGADLGNPDSWLFEDVTTGAMADPAYGQGVSWGDFDGDGDLDVYQSNMAVGGPAPNHLWRNNGNGSFTDIAPQTGTTDPAGSGRAATWVDFDLDGDLDLYLCNDGPNYLWRNDGEDPLNPGQWLFVNIAPTDGTGIGDDMYTMGCSWIDFDNDGDPDLHLANYNNGPDRLFRNDGEDPLNPGQWVFTNVAALMGIEDVGNGMNASWGDYDNDGWLDFYLANDGANRLYHRVPGVNHFEDVTAVSGAGLNDPAYTAGTGWADYDNDGDLDLYVGNHWTDATGDWAPNHLFRNDGEDPLNPGRWVFTDVAPAGGAGIGAGENTTATAWADYDNDGDLDIYLCNMSGTPNFLFRNDVPDAQTNHWLQLDLVSMSANTSAIGARVRCVVGATSMIREVEGITGFLSQNSLTVEFGLGAATAADSILIRWPSGIEQNLTNVPAGQRLEVIESGPGRPLLAALPAITGGDSLVLAWDPVSGNAPVTYEAELSADAAFATVLATSGWITDTSHVFTGLADAFTGFYRVRSRDAELLISLWSNTVTTTQDASPPASAVEPVVLAFQGLPFDVTYAAADAVSGVARVDLWYRHGDDQGPFMLFGSKTDGTPFLFELPDGIGTYFFYTTSADSVGNEEPAPAGWDQSVLVTQPQWVLVSPEDGSGVGNDGNGRGVAWGDYDDDGDHDLYITNRIVYQNSADATSHLFRNDGADPGEHDNWLFADVSVPPMTSEGYGQGVAWGDFDGDGDLDLYQTYMQVSEGTPAPNRLYRNEGAGAFTEIGVETGTDDGGSGRSCSWADYDQDGDLDLYLCNNGANRLYRNDGLEPTTLALWVFTNVAPVDSTGIGDGSYTMGCAWGDFDNDGDPDLYLANYDSQPDRLFRNDGPDPRNAGEWLFTDIAAEVGLVDNASGLGCAWGDFDNDGLLDLYVSNDGPNFLYHNVSTGVAAGKPHDRVQDAGDNTAEKAGPTLQFVDIAPLYDVGLDDGLYGSGIGWADYDNDGDLDLYLGNHWNAAGDPAPNRLFRNDGPDAGNPVGWLFSNAAPTHLGLNIADDSSTNGVAWCDYDGDGDLDLYMASMMGETNKLFRNDVADSTGNHWLHLDLSAPYLNTDAIGARVRVVAGGMSMIREVDGGSGFLSQGSLTVEFGLGAAAVADSVEILWPDGYHHLMLNVPGDQRLLVTQPQTAIDDDGPAPTPLAFRVYDNFPNPFNPSTTIRLDLPTAQRVRLGIYAVDGSLVRTLFDEELPAGTHQAVWDGRNRTGGRAASGVYFYRVETPGDVVTRKMVLVK